A portion of the Kosmotoga arenicorallina S304 genome contains these proteins:
- a CDS encoding NosD domain-containing protein, with protein sequence MLLKKSLMFFTVLLVLSTLLIADEEMVRTITVNPEGSIDSLQKAIDIAQNGDIIIVMPGVYSTKAVINKSLEIVGEKGKVYFEPIDSEIPMIVVIGSDELKFEGINFRGNGRLFQSIMSNVSFRNCKFETSGTAILFSGGSLSISTSVFNGVKEKIKGGFTYRGTAMLVSAANNIEFTNNLVKHMGTGLLVSNVDTLYSQNNKFSENVIGAKFIDVSELDLSKNIFYRNHVAVILSGKGNCSLESNIFSKSTKWDLSLSTEECKLCSKCVEKPFDGSVYGKENISDNHIFCPQDSVEILKLFVRKD encoded by the coding sequence ATGCTATTGAAAAAATCATTAATGTTTTTCACCGTTTTGCTAGTCCTTTCAACACTTCTGATTGCTGATGAAGAGATGGTAAGAACAATAACAGTCAATCCAGAAGGTAGCATAGATTCACTTCAAAAAGCTATTGATATCGCTCAAAACGGTGACATTATTATTGTCATGCCGGGTGTTTATAGTACAAAAGCTGTCATAAACAAATCCCTTGAGATAGTTGGTGAGAAAGGAAAAGTTTATTTTGAACCAATTGATTCGGAAATCCCTATGATTGTTGTTATTGGTTCTGATGAACTAAAATTTGAGGGAATAAATTTCAGAGGAAATGGAAGGCTTTTCCAAAGTATAATGAGCAACGTGAGCTTCAGAAATTGTAAGTTTGAGACCTCTGGCACCGCTATATTATTTTCTGGTGGGTCACTTTCGATATCTACCTCGGTATTCAATGGTGTTAAGGAAAAAATCAAAGGAGGTTTCACATACCGTGGAACAGCAATGCTTGTATCAGCAGCTAATAACATAGAATTCACCAACAACCTGGTAAAACACATGGGAACAGGTCTTCTTGTAAGCAACGTAGATACGCTATACAGTCAGAACAACAAATTTTCTGAAAATGTAATTGGTGCAAAATTTATTGATGTCTCAGAACTAGATTTATCGAAGAATATTTTCTATCGCAACCATGTTGCAGTAATACTATCTGGAAAAGGCAATTGTTCCCTGGAAAGCAATATTTTTTCTAAATCCACAAAATGGGATTTGAGCCTTTCCACAGAAGAATGCAAGCTATGTTCAAAATGTGTCGAAAAACCTTTCGATGGATCAGTGTATGGAAAAGAAAACATCTCCGATAATCACATTTTTTGTCCACAGGATTCTGTTGAAATATTGAAGCTATTTGTTAGAAAGGATTGA